Proteins encoded in a region of the Pangasianodon hypophthalmus isolate fPanHyp1 chromosome 21, fPanHyp1.pri, whole genome shotgun sequence genome:
- the porb gene encoding P450 (cytochrome) oxidoreductase b, producing MAEQQAEESTQPELMNEEEPFLSNLDIFLFSLIVGLIIYWFMFRKKPETIPDFRPLEPVPAAARETSFIEKMKKTGKNIVVFYGSQTGTAEEFANRLSKDAHRYGMKGMAADPEEYDMNELSRLKEIKNSLAIFCMATYGEGDPTDNAQDFYDLLQEGDLDLDGVNFTVFALGNKTYEHYNAMGKYVDKRLAELGAQRIFDLGMGDDDSNLEEDFVSWREQFWPAVCEHFGVEPTGEESSIRQYELKIHEDLNMNKIYTGELGRLKSFENQKPPFDAKNPFLAPVTVNRKLNKGGDRHLMHLELDITGSKIRYESGDHVAVYPTNDSSIVNRLGEVLGVDLDTIISLNNLDEESNKKHPFPCPTTYRTALTHYLDITNPPRTNVLYELAQYASDPKDQENMRKMASSSPEGKSLYQSWVLDASRNILAILEDLPSLRPPIDHLCELLPRLQARYYSIASSSKVHPNSIHICAVVVEYKTKTNRINKGVATNWLKAKLPTDNGHKATVPMYIRKSQFRLPFKASNPVIMIGPGTGIAPFMGFIQERSWLKEQGKDVGETVLYFGCRHKAEDFLYQEELEAFKKAGVLTQLSVAFSRDQEHKIYVQHLLKKSKEAVWRQIHTENAHIYICGDARNMARDVQTAFYEIAEELGGMTRTQATDYIKKLMTKGRYSQDVWS from the exons ACCAGCGGCTGCCAGGGAAACCAGTTTCattgaaaaaatgaagaaaaca GGCAAGAACATAGTGGTGTTCTACGGGTCACAAACTGGCACTGCTGAAGAATTTGCCAACAGGCTCTCTAAAGATGCCCACCGTTATGGCATGAAGGGCATGGCAGCAGATCCAGAGGAATATGATATG aATGAACTTTCTCGCttaaaagaaatcaaaaactctttggCCATCTTTTGCATGGCCACATACGGAGAAGGAGACCCTACAGATAACGCCCAGGACTTCTATGACTTACTACAGGAGGGAGATCTTGACCTGGACGGAGTTAATTTCACG GTGTTTGCACTTGGAAATAAAACATATGAGCATTACAACGCCATGGGCAAGTACGTGGACAAGAGGTTAGCCGAGCTCGGTGCCCAGAGAATCTTTGACCTTGGCATGGGAGACGACGACAGCAA CCTTGAGGAGGACTTTGTGTCATGGAGAGAGCAGTTCTGGCCAGCTGTGTGTGAACACTTCGGAGTCGAGCCTACTGGCGAAGAGTCCAG CATCCGTCAGTATGAGCTGAAGATCCACGAGGACTTGAACATGAATAAGATCTACACCGGTGAACTGGGACGCTTGAAGAGCTTTGAGAACCAGAAACC GCCATTTGATGCTAAGAACCCCTTCCTTGCTCCCGTCACTGTTAACCGCAAACTCAACAAAGGAGGTGACCGACACTTGATGCATTTGGAGCTGGACATCACAGGGTCTAAGATCAG GTATGAGTCAGGAGACCACGTGGCTGTGTATCCCACCAATGACTCCAGCATTGTAAACAGACTGGGAGAAGTCCTCGGCGTAGACCTTGATACCATTATCTCACTGAACAACCTTGATG aGGAGTCCAATAAGAAACACCCATTCCCATGCCCCACCACGTACCGCACAGCTCTAACACACTACCTGGACATCACCAACCCGCCACGCACCAACGTTCTCTATGAGCTCGCCCAGTATGCCTCCGACCCCAAAGACCAGGAGAACATGCGCAAGATGGCGTCCTCTTCACCTGAGGGCAAG TCACTGTACCAGAGCTGGGTCTTGGACGCAAGTCGGAATATTTTGGCCATCCTGGAAGACCTGCCATCCCTGCGGCCACCCATCGACCACCTGTGTGAGCTTCTGCCCCGCCTGCAGGCTCGTTATTACTCCATTGCATCCTCCTCCAAG GTTCACCCCAACAGTATCCACATCTGCGCCGTGGTGGTTGAGTACAAGACTAAGACGAACCGCATCAACAAGGGTGTCGCTACCAACTGGCTTAAGGCCAAATTGCCTACTGACAACGGGCACAAGGCCACCGTGCCTATGTACATCCGCAAATCCCAATTCCGTCTGCCCTTCAAGGCCAGCAACCCGGTCATCATGATTGGTCCCGGCACAGGCATCGCACCATTCATGGGCTTCATTCAGGAGCGCTCCTGGCTGAAAGAGCAAG GTAAGGACGTGGGAGAGACTGTTTTGTACTTCGGCTGCCGTCATAAAGCCGAAGACTTCTTGTaccaggaggagctggaggcgTTTAAGAAAGCTGGAGTGCTGACGCAGCTCAGTGTGGCCTTCTCCAGGGACCAGGAGCACAAG ATATATGTGCAGCATCTCCTGAAGAAGAGCAAGGAAGCTGTCTGGAGGCAGATACATACAGAAAACGCACACATTTATATCTGCGG AGACGCACGTAACATGGCGAGGGACGTACAGACTGCTTTCTACGAGATAGCCGAGGAACTCGGCGGCATGACGCGTACCCAGGCTACAGATTACATCAAGAAACTGATGACCAAGGGACGCTACTCGCAGGACGTCTGGAGTTAA